The segment TAAGTATCTATTCAACCGACTATTTTTTTGAGTGGTTGTTTCGTAAAATAAAACGTATTTTATTTTCGATTTCCCACTCCAAATTAGCCACAATAAAAATATTGTCTTTGATAGGCTGGTTTAAAGATATCAACTAAAAATATCTTAATTTAGCGATGCTAAAAATGTGTCATGGCTAAATTAAAAACAACTTTCTTTTGTCAAAATTGCGGATCGCAATATGCTAAATGGCAAGGACAATGCACGTCTTGTAAAGAATGGAATACGATTACCGAAGAAGTCATTCAGAAGCCTGAAAAAAGCGACTGGAAAACTCCCTCTAACGCTTCTAAAAGAGTGTCCAAACCTCTTAAAATAAATGAGATTGACACCTCTCAAGAAGCACGCCTTAACACATTAGATGCTGAATTTAACCGCGTGCTTGGTGGTGGTTTGGTTCCTGGTTCTTTAACATTATTAGGCGGTGAACCAGGAATTGGTAAAAGCACGCTTTTACTCCAAATATCTTTAAAATTACCTTATAAAACCTTGTACGTCTCAGGAGAGGAAAGTCAGAAGCAAATAAAAATGCGTGCCGAACGTATCAATTCAAGTTCGAATCATTGTTATATTCTTACTGAAACGAAAACTCAAAATATCTTTAAACAGATTGATAGTTTGGCTCCAGACATTGTGGTTATCGATTCCATTCAGACCTTACACAGTGATTATCTAGAATCGTCTGCAGGTAGCATATCTCAAATTAAAGAATGTACGACAGAACTTATAAAGTTTGCTAAAGAAACTTCAACTCCTGTAGTTTTAATTGGCCATATTACGAAAGATGGAAATATTGCCGGCCCAAAGATCTTAGAACATATGGTAGATACAGTACTTCAATTTGAAGGTGATCGAAACCATGTTTTTAGAATTCTTAGAGCAAATAAAAATAGATTTGGCTCTACTAATGAATTGGGGATTTATGAAATGCAAGGCTCAGGATTGAGAGAAGTAACTAATCCTTCGGAAATATTAATCTCTCAAAAAGATGAAGAACTTTCTGGGAATGCTATCGCGGCAACCTTGGAAGGCATGAGGCCTTTAATGATTGAAGTACAGGCGTTGGTCAGCACAGCAGTTTATGGAACACCACAGCGAAGTGCAACAGGGTTTAACGCGAAGCGATTAAATATGCTTTTAGCAGTTTTAGAAAAACGTGCCGGATTTAGACTTGGTGCTAAAGATGTGTTTTTAAACATTACTGGCGGAATTACTGTTGACGATCCAGCTATTGATTTGGCAGTAGTTGCAGCTATTTTGTCATCAAATGAAGACGCAGCACTACCAAAAGATATGTGTTTTGCTGCTGAAGTAGGCCTATCTGGCGAAATTAGACCTGTTCAGCGTGTAGAACAACGAATCTTAGAAGCTGAAAAACTTGGTTTTTCCACAATTATTGTTTCAAAATATAATAAAATAGGCTTACAGAATACAGCCATAAATATTCAATTGATTTCTAAAATTGAAGATTTGGTGGGTATTATTGTCTGATTTTGTTGCATACTTATGCATATCACCCTTTTTTAAAGAAATTCGCAGAAATTATATGTCATTATTAGAAGAAATCAAGACCACCACTTGTATTAAGTTTTGATATTTGAATCGATGGTATACTATTACGACGACTATTGTACTGGCCTTGATTGATTGAAAACTATAACTAGAATTTGTAGGAATTCTTGTCAATTACTTAGATCAACAGCAAATCATTCGGTAATACACCAATTTTAATACAACCACTGCAACATTTTTGACAAAATTCCTTAATTTCGCGACTCGACTAGAATAATGATATCATGAGCGCTAAATTTCCTGAATATAAAGGACTTGACTTACCAAAAGTTGCAGAAGAGATTCTCGGTTTTTGGCAAGAAAACGACATCTTTGACAAAAGTATCACTACCAGAGAAGGTCATGAGCCTTTTGTCTTTTTTGAAGGACCACCTTCAGCCAACGGACTACCTGGCGTTCACCATGTTTTAGCACGTGCTATTAAAGATATTTTTCCGCGTTATAAAACCATGAAAGGCTATCAGGTCAAGCGCAAAGCTGGATGGGATACACATGGTTTACCTATTGAATTAGGTGTTGAGAAAGAATTAGGGATAACCAAAGAAGATATTGGCAAAACCATATCTGTTGAAGATTACAATGCTGCGTGCCGTAAGGCAGTTATGCGATATACTGATGTTTGGAATGACTTGACACAAAAGATGGGATATTGGGTAAATATGGATGATCCATACATTACCTACGATCCTAAATACATGGAAAGTGTGTGGTGGTTGCTGAAAGAAATTTACAGTAAAAACTTATTATATAAAGGGTATACTATTCAGCCGTATTCACCAAAAGCGGGAACAGGATTAAGTTCACACGAGTTGAATCAACCCGGAACGTATCAAGACGTAACAGATACAACAGTTGTCGCACAGTTTAAAGCAAATGAAGAATCCTTGCCAGGCTTTCTTCAGGATGAAGGTGATATCTTTTTCTTGGCTTGGACAACAACACCTTGGACCTTACCAAGTAATACCGCTTTAACAGTTGGTCCTAAGATTGAATATGTGTTAGTTGAGACTTATAACCAATATACATTCCAACCAATGAATGTGATATTAGCTAAGAAATTAGTGAATTATCAATTCTCTGGAAAATTTGATCGTGTTGAAGACAAATCAGAATTATTAGCCTATAAATCTGGGGATAAAAAAATCCCGTATTACGTTGTCAAGGAATTTGTAGGAGCGGATTTAGTAGGAATTACATATGAGCAACTATTGCCATATGTCTTGCCATATGAGAATTCACAAAATGCCTTTAGAGTGATTTCTGGTGATTTTGTTACCACCGAAGACGGCACAGGAATCGTACATACAGCGCCAACTTTTGGAGCTGATGATGCGTTAGTAGCAAAACAAGCTACACCTGAAATCCCACCTTTATTAGTGAAAGATGAAAATGATAATCTTGTGCCTCTTGTAGATTTACAAGGTCGTTTTAGGCCTGAGGTAGGTGAGTTTGGAGGAAAATATGTAAAGAATGAATATTATACAGAAAGTGAAGCGCCAGAGCGTTCAGTTGATGTAGAAATTGCAATCAAATTAAAAGAAGAGAATAAAGCCTTTAAGGTTGAAAAATATAAGCATAGTTATCCTAATTGCTGGCGAACAGATAAGCCAATTTTATATTATCCCTTGGATTCATGGTTTATAAAGGTGACAGACGTAAAAGACCGCATGGTCGCCTTAAATAACACCATTAACTGGAAACCAAAATCAACAGGAACTGGTCGTTTTGGCAACTGGTTAGCAAATGCGAATGACTGGAATTTATCGCGTTCTCGGTATTGGGGAATTCCATTACCAATCTGGAGAAGTGAGGATGGTAAAGAAGAAATATGTATTGGTTCTGTAGCAGAATTAAAGTCAGAAATGGCGAAAGCGGTTCAAGCAGGTGTGCTATCAAAAGATATATTTGAAGATTTTGAAGTTGGAAACTTTTCCGAAGAGAATTATTCAAAAATAGATTTGCATAAAAATATCGTTGATGAGATTGTTTTGGTTTCTGATAGTGGTCAACCTATGAAACGTGAAAGCGATTTAATTGATGTATGGTTTGATTCTGGTTCTATGCCATATGCACAATGGCATTACCCATTTGAGAATAAAGAGTTAATTGATGAAGGAAAATCCTTTCCAGCAGATTTTATTGCTGAAGGCGTGGATCAAACTCGAGGTTGGTTTTATACCATGCATGCTATTGGTACTATGGTCTTTGATTCTGTAGCCTATAAGAACGTAGTGTCTAATGGATTGGTATTAGATAAGAACGGACAAAAAATGTCTAAGCGTTTAGGAAATGCTGTAGATCCGTTTGAAACCTTATCCAACTATGGCGCTGATGCTACGCGTTGGTATATGATAATGAATGCTAATCCGTGGGATAATTTAAAATTTGATAGCGAAGGTATAGAAGAGGTGAAACGCAAGTTCTTCGGAACATTATACAACACCTACTCGTTCTTTACCTTATATTCAAATTTAGATCAATTCACTTATCATGAAGCCGATATTCCACTAGCGGAACGCCCTGAAATAGATCGCTGGATCTTATCTGAATTACACACTCTGATTCAGAAGGTGGATGAGTATTATGCAGATTACGAGCCAACAAAAGCGGCCAGAGCAATTTCCGATTTTACTCAAGATTATTTGAGTAATTGGTATGTAAGATTGAGCAGAAGACGCTTCTGGAAAGGCGATTACCAATCGGATAAAATTTCAGCTTACCAAACCTTGTACACCTGTATGGTGACTCTAGCTAAGCTAGGTGCACCAATAGCACCTTTCTTTATGGATCGTTTGTATACAGATTTAAATGGGGTGACTCAAAAAGAAGCATTTGAAAGTGTGCATTTAGCAAAGTTCCCAAGTTATGATGCGAGTTTTGTCGATAAAAGCTTAGAACGAAAAATGGAAAGTGCGCAAACAATTTCTTCATTGGTATTGTCGTTAAGAGCTAAAGAGAAGATAAAAGTGCGTCAACCATTGCAAAAGATTATGATTCCTATTGATTCAAAGCAACAAAAGGATGAAATCTTAGCGGTTTCAGAGTTGATAAAAACGGAAGTCAATGTCAAAGCTGTTGAGGTTTTAGAAGATGCCTCAGATATTTTGGTTAAACAAATTAAACCAAATTTTAAAGTCTTAGGGCCACGTTTTGGACCTGATATGAAAGCTGTAGCTCAAGTAGTTAACGGTTTTACTGCTCAAGACATTAAAAAAATCGAGCAAAACGGTGTTTTAGAGGTTGAAGTTAATGGAAAAATCATTATTTTAGAACAATCTGATGTTGAGATTACCTCAAAAGATATTGAGGGTTGGCTCGTTGCGAGCTCTGGGCCATTAACGGTAGCTCTTGATGTAACATTAACGGATGAATTAATAAAAGAAGGCATTGCAAGAGAATTAGTAAATAGAATTCAAAACCTTAGAAAGGATTCAGGATTTGAACTTACAGATAGGATTGCAGTACAGTTCAAAAAAGACGAACAAATTATTAACGCAATAAACACAAATTTAGAGTACATAAAGACTGAAACTTTAACAGATGAGTTAGAGATTTTAGAAGAGTTAAATAGTGGTATAGATATTGCTTTTGATGATGTAAATACCAAATTGTTTATTAAAAAAATATAAAATTATGGCAGGAGATAATACTGTAAGATATTCAGACAAAGACTTAAATGAATTCAAAGCACTTATTCATCAGAAAATAGAGAAAGCACAACATGATTTGGAATTGATTAAAAGTGCTTATATGAACGATCATAATAATGGTACTGATGATACTTCACCAACATTCAAAGCGTTTGATGAGGGTAGTGCTGTTATGAGTAAAGAGTCTAATTCTCAATTAGCGATTAGACAAGAAAAATTCATTCGAGACCTTAAAAACGCCTTAATAAGAATTGAGAATAAGACTTATGGCGTTTGTCGTGTCACAGGAAAACTTATCAATAAAAAACGCTTAGAGTTAGTTCCTCATGCAACATTGAGTATTGAAGCTAAGAATATGCAAAAATAAACATGGATACTACATTAAAAAAACGTCTCAAGTAGACGTTTTTTTATAGCGAATAATTCCATTTCTGAATAAGCGTATGCCACACTAACTCTATGTTTATCTCGTCTAAATATTGTTCATGTCTTTAAAGAAAGCTACAATCATTATTATTCTAATTTTACTTGTTGATCAAATAAGTAAATTTTACATCAAAACTCATTTTGCGCTCAACGATAAAGTTGAAATTTTTTCTTGGTTCCAAATCGTTTTTGTAGAAAATGAAGGGATGGCTTGGGGCACAAAATTAAGTGATTTTATTTCATTCATTTCTGATAGGACAGCAAAAGTATGCTTGACTATTTTTCGAATATTAGCCGTAATTGGTATTACTTTCTGGTTAAAGAACGCTATCTCGAGTAAAAGCTCTAGAACGCTCATATTCGCAATTGCTCTTATTTTTGCGGGTGCTTTAGGGAATATTATTGACTCTGTGTGCTATGGGATTATATTTGACTCAAGTGCTGGTCAAGTGGCAATTTTCTTGCCAGAACAAGGCTACGACACCTTTTTTCATGGTAAGGTTGTTGATATGTTACATTTTCCCTTGTGGAGTGGTGTATTGCCCAACTGGATTCCTGTTTATGGAGGCACTTATTTTACCTTTTTTGAGCCTGTTTTTAATATTGCAGATATGGCCATTAGCACTGGAATAGGAATTTTAATTTTCTTCAATAAGCGTGCTTTTCAGACGTCCTGAGAACAACTAAATCATTAAATGAAAACGACATATGAAATCTAAATTTATTCTTCTTTTTATATTGGGTTTTGCTCTAAATAGCAATGCACAAGATCAATTTGGAATCAATTTTGAAAACTATAATAATGAGGTTTGTCAAAAGTTTAGTCAGACTTTTTTTAACCGAACAAAAGAGACCAAATTCGCCATAAAACGAAACAATGCAAGTTTGTTTTTTGAAACCAATGACGTGGCTTGGCTTAATAAGCTTTTTTCGAAATCTAAAGATGGTATTGCTGTTGATATTGTTGCTAAAGACCGTTATGATTGCAGTGCAGAAGAACTTGAACCTAGGCAAATTAAAGGTAGATTACTTGCACCTGTATATACTAAACGACTTAAAAGCGGACTTAAGCAAACAAAAGAAAACACCTATCGTGCACTAGTAGGACGCATTCCTGACGATCTTTTAAATAAAGACCTTGAATTCAATATACTGTTTTTAAGCGATAATAATTTATGTCAGTATTATGTGATTTATGATTTAGAGTCTTATCCTTGGGACTTGCTTGATATGGGAATGTATTTAGATTCCATAACCTATAACTCAAAAGAAATCAAAACAGCATCAAATGATGCTTATGTATTAAAAAATAAGACACTTAAATTTACAATTCCATTTGAAAAAAATAAATCAGAGTACTCGCAAGAAGATATTAAACCGCTGTATGATTCATTGCGTTTAACTGATTTCAATATCAAATCAATAAATATAAAAGCCTATTCGTCAGTAGAAGGGAGTTTAGAGCGCAATGTAAAGCTTCAGCAACAAAGAGCACAGAGTATTGTTGAGGTTCTTCAATCATTTCAAAAACCATCCATTACAAATGAGATCTCCTCATCAGAAAATTGGGTAGAGTTTTTAAATGACATTGAGAATACGGCATATGCAAATTTCAAGACATTAACCAAATCCCAAATTAAAGCAAAGTTAGTAGGAGCACTTTCGTCTGAAATGGAGCCTATCTTAAGGCAGCATAGAAAAGCATTAGTGACTTTAGAACTTGAAAAGAAAGATAAATATAAGGACTTAAATGGAACCGAACTTTTAAATAAATTTAAGGCGGCAATAGATTTAGATGAATTGGACGAAGCGCTGATTATTCAAAATTCATTATTTGATAAACTTAAAAACAAAGAGGTTTCTCCAGAATTGTTAAATAAAATGGAAGTTCCTAATCAATTAAAGTATGTGGCGTTTTTAAATAAAAACTCTGCCTATAAATATTTATTAAGGGCACCGCAAATTATGATAGTCTACAATGAATTGTTAGCTCTTGAAAAATTAGCACCAAAAGATAAACGGGTGAAATATAATCTAGCGGTAACCAAACTCAAATTATGGCGCTATAAAGCATTAGAGGTTGATGAAAAGAAGTTTAAAAATGAAATTAGGGCGCTGAAAAATTATCAAATCCCTACTGACTTAGTAACCAGAATATTAGTAAACTATAACATCACAATTGCCGAAAAATTAATGCGTAAACGCGATTATGCTAATAAAGATAAAGCTGTGAAATTTATTGAATCGAACTACAAGAACTTTCAACTATCAGATTATGATTATTTAAGTCTGGCTCAGTTTTTTAGTTATTACGCAAATACAGAATTATCAGTTAAGTTGTTATCAAATAAAGCCAAGAGTATTGATACAGATGAAAATCTTTTGTTTTACTATTTAAACTTAACAATTATTAATCCAGAGTTGACAAAAACTTCAGATTACCGAACCATTATGCTTAATGCATTAAACATGAATAAGGCCCGCTATTGCAAACTTTTTAACCCATTTGGAGAAGGGGGTGTCACTTTTCAGTTGTTAGAAGATGCCTACTTGAAAGAAACCTACTGTGAAAATTGTAACAATTAATTTAAAAGAAATATATGTTGTGGGGCGTTACACAGTAATCTAACTTCACATCGTTTTCGAATATATCATCTATGATGTCGGTACTTTCAAAAAAGGAGAGTCCAATTTTTAACGTTTGTGGCTTACAGTCATTTAGAAAGGTATCATAAAACCCTTTTCCATAGCCCACGCGATTGCCAGAATCATCAAAAGCTAACAAAGGAACAAAAACAACTTCAATTTGCTCAGTTTGTATGGGTATGCCGTCAAGGGGTTCTGGAATGTTCCACTTGTTTTTTTTAAGTGTTGTACCGTCTGTCAACAAGTAATGAGACATTGTTCTAAGAGTAAAGTCACTCTTTGAAATGACAATGTGTTTATCTTTTCCTGAGAGAATATTTAAAATATAATCGGTATTTATTTCTTTATGTTCAGTAATTGACAAAAAAAGATGGTAAAAATTATAGCTCCAAATAGGCATTTGTATTAACTGGTTAGCAATTTGCAAACTCAGTTCTTCTAGTTGTACTTCAGACAATTGATTTCGAAGTGTTTTATATGTTTTTCGAAGTTCTGCTTTAGTCATCAATTAATGCTGTTGAAATATGGAAAATGGCATCACCTTGATAAATAATTGGAGATTCGTTAATGTTAAAAATATAGCCATCATTTGGTGCTTTTACAAAGTGGTTAAAGCTTCCATATGGGTCCGTTATATTTCCAACGACATCACCTTTATTTACATATGCATTAATCTTTACTGTGGGTTTAAACATCCCGGAATAATTGGCACGAATCCATTTGCTGTCTGAAACGAAGATGCAAGATTTTTTTGGCTGAGACACTTTAAACTTACTATTAAGCATGCCTAAATGGTGAAGCACACGTTTTGCTCCATTCACACCTGTATTAGTAATTGTTGTATCAATATTGAATGATTTTCCCCCTTCAAATAGTAATACTGGAATGCCGAGTTTGTTGCAGGTGCTTCTAAACGATTTACTAAGATTTTTTGAATAGAGTACAAAAGGCGCTCCAAAAACTGTAGCTAGTTCTTTCAGGCTTTTTTCACCTTTTACTATTCTCACTTGGGCGGCATTAAATCGATCAGCACCTCCAGTATGAAAGTCCATTACAAAATCGGCATGAGGTAAAATTTCATTAACTAGTTTAAATGCTACACGACTGGCTAACGACCCACCTTTTGTTCCTGGGAATACGCGATTTAAATCACGACCATCTGGAAATTCTCGATCCATATGAATAAATCCAAATACATTAATAATTGGGACACAAATGATGGTTCCTTTTTTAGGTTTATTGATGCCTTTAGAGATAATTTGTCTTACAATTTCAACACCATTTACTTCATCACCATGAATTCCTGCAGTAATTAAAACTGTTGGGCCTGGTTTTTTTGAACGCTCTATAATCACTGGAACATCAATCCGGTTTTGAGTATGTAGTTTGGCAACATTGAAACTGACAGTTGCACTTTTCCCTGAGGCTACTTTTTCACCTAAAATGTCTAAAACGTCTTTCTCACTCATTTAATTTCTATTGCGTTCTATAAATGTAATTATGACTCGAGCAATATTTTTTCCAGTGGCACCTTCAATACCCTCTAAACCTGGAGTGGAGTTTACTTCTAATAATAAAGGCCCTCTTGCAGACTGTAGCATGTCAACACCACAGACAGGTAATTTTAGCACTCTTGATGCATTCATGGCTAGTTTGAGTTCGTCAGTGTTTAGTTTGATAATATTTGCGCTCCCTCCACGATGTAAATTAGATCTAAATTCACCTTCTTTTCCTTGGCGTTTCATAGCACCAACAACTTGTCCATCAACAACAAGTGCTCTAATATCTGCGCCTTTTGCTTCTTTAATGTATTCTTGAACAATCACTCTGGCTTGCAAACCATTAAATGCTTCCAATACGGATTCCGCAGCATTTTTACTCTCGGCTAAAACAACGCCCAAGCCTTGTGTGCCTTCAAGAAGTTTTATAATTACAGGAGTTCCTCCAACATGTGCTATGACCTCTTCGACATCACGAGAGTAGTTTGTAAATACAGTTTTTGGCATCCCAATTCCTGCTTTGCTCAAGCGTTGTAAACTGCGTAGTTTATCTCTTGAACGTTGAATAGCATCTGAAGTTACTATGGTAAATACACCCATTTCTTCAAACTGTCGAACCACAGCGCACCCGTAAAATGTGACAGACGCACCAATACGAGGAATTATAGCATCAACATAATCGAGATATCGATCTTTATAATAGATTGTGGGCTTTTCTTTTTCAATAATTATGTCGCATTTAAGCGGATCAATTACTTCCATTTTATGACCTCTACTTTCTCCCTCTTTAATTAATCGTTGAGTAGAATACAGATGTGGATTTCTAGATAAAATAACTATGTTCATTAATTGTGTTATTATATGATACGTTTTCCAAATTTACATCTACTAAAAATTTCTTGCTTAAAAATTGTCGTCCAATTAATACTGGAAATTTCATATCATCTCTCGTGCTTAAAGTTAAGTTAATCTTGTATGTTTTACCAAAGAATATGACTTCAGTTTTAATTTTATAACGATTTTCTTTAAATCCGTTGCTGCTTTTTACATCTGTAAGCGTATAGTTTTCAAAGACAATATTCTCACTTTTAAAATTTGGGTGCCCTTTGCTCTCAAAGGTGCAAATAAGTAGATGGTCTTGTTCAATAATTTTTGAGCAATGAATAGCAGAGGTATAAGCACCTGTATCTATTTTGACATCAACATCGTTTAAATTTAATTTTGGAAAGTCGATTTTATCAACACGCCCAATAATTTTTTTAGTCATTTATTATATTTAAAAAGTGGCGCAAGGTAATCAATAGAACCATTTAAAAAATTAAAATTCTATATAATTTTTAACACTAATAAAACGGGTATTAAATCCTAAATATTAACTTTGAATTAATGGAAAACCCTTCTTTAGATATTCAACTAAAAACCTTGCCTCATCAGCCTGGAGTCTACCAATATTTTGATTCCGAAGGGAAATTGATTTACGTTGGAAAAGCTAAGGATATCAAAAAGAGGGTCAGTTCGTATTTTACTAAAACTCACCATAACGGAAAAACTAGAGTATTAGTAAAAAAAATTGCCAGCATTAAGCATATTGTCGTTGAGACTGAAAATGATGCGCTCTTACTAGAAAACAATCTCATAAAGAAATATCAGCCGCGCTATAACGTGATGCTTAAAGATGACAAATCCTATCCATGGATTTGTATTAAGAACGAACGTTTCCCAAGGGTGTTTCCTACACGCCGTTTTTATAAAGATGGTTCTGAGTATTTTGGCCCTTATACTAGTATGAAAACCGTTCATACCTTATTAGACCTTATCAAAGGTTTATATAATTTAAGAACTTGTAATTATAATCTTTCTGAAGAAAAAATAACTGCCGGAAAATATAAGGTCTGTCTGGAGTATCATTTAGGAAATTGTAAAGGTCCTTGTGAAGATCTTCAGTCTGAAGATGCCTATAATCAGAGTATTGTTGCGATTCGTGAAATCATTAAAGGGAATTTTAAAGACTCACTCACCAAGTTTAAAAAACAAATGAAGGAGTTGGCTGATGAGATGCAATTTGAAGAGGCACACCGCATTAAAGAGAAAATTGAGGTATTGGAGAATTATCAAGTGAAGTCTACAATTGTTAATCCTAAGATTAGTAATGTTGATGTGTTTAGTATTGTTAGTGATGAAAGTTATGCATATGTGAACTTCTTACAATTGTCTTATGGAAGTATTATTAGATCTCATACTCTAGAGATTAAAAAGAAGTTGGATGAAACAGACAAACAATTATTAGAATTATCAATCACTGAAATTAGACAACGATTCAATTCTAATTCAAAAGAATTATATGTACCATTTAAAGTTGAGGTAGGGGATGGTATTAAACTTAGTGTTCCAAAACTTGGTGACAAAAAGAAGATATTAGATTTATCGATTCGCAATGCGAAATACTATCGCATGGAACGTTTTAAGCAAGTTAAAATTGTAGATCCTGATCGTCATGCTAATCGCATTATGGCACAGATGAAAAGTGACTTGCGTTTAACAGAAGAACCACGCCATATAGAGTGTTTTGATAACTCCAATATCCAAGGTACACATCCTGTAGCTGCCTGTGTCGTGTTTAAGAATGGAAAGCCAAGTAAAAAAGAATACAGGCATTTCAATATTAAAACAGTAGTAGGACCAGACGATTTTGCATCAATGGAAGAGGTGGTTTATCGCCGTTACAAGCGGTTATTGGATGAAGATCAGCCCTTGCCACAATTGATTATTATTGATGGAGGTAAAGGACAATTATCCTCTGCATTAAAAAGTTTAGACGTATTAGATTTGCGCAATAAAATCGCCATTATCGGAATTGCGAAGCGTTTGGAAGAATTATTTTACCCAGACGATCCAATTCCGCTATATTTAGACAAGAA is part of the Formosa sp. Hel1_31_208 genome and harbors:
- the uvrC gene encoding excinuclease ABC subunit UvrC, coding for MENPSLDIQLKTLPHQPGVYQYFDSEGKLIYVGKAKDIKKRVSSYFTKTHHNGKTRVLVKKIASIKHIVVETENDALLLENNLIKKYQPRYNVMLKDDKSYPWICIKNERFPRVFPTRRFYKDGSEYFGPYTSMKTVHTLLDLIKGLYNLRTCNYNLSEEKITAGKYKVCLEYHLGNCKGPCEDLQSEDAYNQSIVAIREIIKGNFKDSLTKFKKQMKELADEMQFEEAHRIKEKIEVLENYQVKSTIVNPKISNVDVFSIVSDESYAYVNFLQLSYGSIIRSHTLEIKKKLDETDKQLLELSITEIRQRFNSNSKELYVPFKVEVGDGIKLSVPKLGDKKKILDLSIRNAKYYRMERFKQVKIVDPDRHANRIMAQMKSDLRLTEEPRHIECFDNSNIQGTHPVAACVVFKNGKPSKKEYRHFNIKTVVGPDDFASMEEVVYRRYKRLLDEDQPLPQLIIIDGGKGQLSSALKSLDVLDLRNKIAIIGIAKRLEELFYPDDPIPLYLDKKSETLKIIQQLRNEAHRFGIEHHRNRRSKTALTTELDTIPGIGEQTVIALMKQFKSVKRISEAKKQDLEKVVGVSRAQKIIEYYSKK
- a CDS encoding RimK/LysX family protein, giving the protein MTKKIIGRVDKIDFPKLNLNDVDVKIDTGAYTSAIHCSKIIEQDHLLICTFESKGHPNFKSENIVFENYTLTDVKSSNGFKENRYKIKTEVIFFGKTYKINLTLSTRDDMKFPVLIGRQFLSKKFLVDVNLENVSYNNTINEHSYFI